GTTCTTCACCCGCACCACCGGAATCCGGTGCGCCGCGCCCGCCGAGGCCTTCACCGCCACCGGGGAGAGCGGCGCGCTGCGCCGTTCCTCGCTCACCACGCCGTGCGCCCCCAGGGCCTCCGCAGTCCGGAGGATCGCCCCGAAGTTGCGGGGGTCGGTCACCCCGTCCACCAGCACCAGAAGGGGCGGCTCCCCCCGCTCGCGCGCCCGGCGCAAGGGCGCCTCCTCGTCGGCGAACGCCACCCCCTCCACCTCCGCCACCACCCCCTGGTGCCGCGTGGTGCGCACCATCTGGTCCAGCTCGATGCGCGGCACGAACACCAGCTCCACCCCGCTCGCCTCGAGCTGCCTGACCAGCCAGCGCTCCACGCCGCGCGCCACCCAAACGCGCCGCACCCGCCCCTCCCGCAGGGCCTCCAGCACCGGATTGCGTCCGTAGATCCGCATACCCCCCAGCATACCGAGCCACGCCTAGCCGAGGATGCGCTCGAGCTCCGCCTCGAGGGGACGGAGCTCGAGGTCGAAGGCGCGCCGCATGGGCGCGGGGTCCGCCGTGCTGCCCAGTTTCAGCATCCGGTACTGGTCCAGCGTGAGGGGGGTAAAGGGCAGGCGGTCCAGTAGCGGCACGACCCGATCCATCAGCCACAGGGGGATCGGGAGGAGGGGCTTGCGCGAGCCTAGCGCGTCCCGCACGAGGAGGACCAGTTCCTTGAAGGTGTAGGCCTTCGGGCCCACCAGATCGAAGGCCTGCCCCGCGGTCCCGGGGTTTGCGAGCGCCTGAGCAAAGCA
This region of Marinithermus hydrothermalis DSM 14884 genomic DNA includes:
- the rlmB gene encoding 23S rRNA (guanosine(2251)-2'-O)-methyltransferase RlmB, which gives rise to MRIYGRNPVLEALREGRVRRVWVARGVERWLVRQLEASGVELVFVPRIELDQMVRTTRHQGVVAEVEGVAFADEEAPLRRARERGEPPLLVLVDGVTDPRNFGAILRTAEALGAHGVVSEERRSAPLSPVAVKASAGAAHRIPVVRVKNLPRYIEWLKGLGVWVYGTAGQAEKTLAELDYARPLALVVGSEGEGMRRIVREHCDELVRIELRGETESLNVAVALGIALHWAVQHRG